Proteins from one Rosa chinensis cultivar Old Blush chromosome 7, RchiOBHm-V2, whole genome shotgun sequence genomic window:
- the LOC112178038 gene encoding G-type lectin S-receptor-like serine/threonine-protein kinase SD1-1 isoform X1, with the protein MDITLIPCCQTLWYLFGIGLAQHLKATTFFLLPNIATSNSCLQNYQSKLTSLAIPSNLLSYCFDPLQFVTGPNFCAQIESSQDMISKLNQTTTIDSGCKPDLADLSPCDVCATTMLQIHQQLITVDGNISHSRNCLYFTMLYVGTINDQGLESEGVVSCIFALPLLNGLHKKRYTTLVTAVVSATGGLLTILFLYFLWKKSLGKKRAYSENLRNVSAGVGKNDTELPILNLRSILAATNNFSEANKLGEGGFGPVYKGILNENQEIAIKRLSKKSGQGCQEFMNELKLIAKLQHSNLVRLLGCCIEEEEMILIYEYMPNRSLDKFLFDPRENIKLDWGKCFRIIEGTAQGVLYIHKYSRLKIIHRDLKASNVLLDEEMNPKISDFGMAKIFEINQIEANTNRVVGTYGYMSPEYARYGHFSEKLDVFSFGVLLLEIVSGRRNSSFYCLEHPVTLPGWAWKLWKEGRGMEVIDESVRETCLPHEALRCIHVALLCVQEDPVDRPTMSSVNHMLANEATSLPPFKEPAFSTHGNYKAVCSSSQSSSINLVTISIPEGR; encoded by the exons ATGGACATCACACTGATCCCATGTTGTCAAACCTTATGGTATCTCTTTGGAATAGGCCTTGCTCAACACCTCAAGGCCACCACTTTTTTCCTACTCCCCAACATAGCAACCTCAAATTCTTGCCTCCAAAACTACCAGTCCAAGCTTACCTCTCTAGCAATCCCTTCCAATCTTCTCTCTTATTGTTTTGACCCTTTACAGTTTGTAACTGGACCCAATTTCTGTGCCCAAATTGAATCTTCCCAAGATATGATCTCCAAGCTTAATCAGACCACTACAATTGACTCTGGATGCAAGCCAGACCTCGCAGATCTCTCACCCTGTGATGTTTGCGCAACAACTATGTTGCAAATTCATCAACAATTAATCACAGTTGATGGTAACATCTCTCATTCTAGAAATTGTTTGTACTTTACAATGCTGTATGTTGGTACGATCAACGACCAGGGTCTTGAAAGTGAGGGTGTCGTGTCTTGTATTTTCGCTTTACCTTTATTGAATGGTTTGCACAAAAAGAGATATACCACTCTTGTAACTGCAGTGGTCTCAGCAACAGGAGGATTGCTTACGATATTATTTTTATACTTTTTATGGAAGAAATCTTTGGGAAAGAAAAG GGCATATAGTGAGAATCTTAGGAATGTTAGTGCTGGAGTTGGGAAGAATGATACAGAACTACCGATCTTAAATTTAAGGAGTATATTAGCTGCTACAAACAACTTTTCTGAAGCTAATAAACTAGGAGAGGGAGGGTTTGGCCCTGTTTATAAG GGCATCTtaaatgaaaatcaagagaTAGCCataaaaagactgtcaaagaaGTCAGGGCAAGGATGTCAAGAGTTCATGAATGAATTAAAACTTATAGCAAAGCTCCAACATAGCAATCTTGTTAGGCTCTTGGGTTGCTGtattgaagaggaagaaatgATATTAATCTACGAGTACATGCCTAATCGAAGTTTGGACAAATTTTTGTTTG ATCCAAGGGAAAACATAAAATTGGATTGGGGTAAATGCTTTCGAATTATAGAAGGTACAGCTCAAGGTGTACTTTATATCCACAAATACTCCAGATTGAAAATCATTCACAGGGATCTAAAAGCAAGTAATGTTCTGTTGGATGAAGAAATGAAccctaaaatttcagattttggaatGGCAAAGATTTTCGAGATAAATCAGATTGAAGCAAATACCAACAGGGTTGTTGGGACATA TGGTTATATGTCACCTGAGTATGCTCGCTATGGTCATTTTTCTGAGAAATTGGATGTATTTAGTTTTGGAGTGTTGTTGCTAGAGATTGTAAGTGGAAGGAGAAATTCTTCTTTCTATTGTCTTGAACACCCGGTTACTCTTCCTGGATGG GCATGGAAATTATGGAAAGAAGGTAGAGGAATGGAGGTGATTGATGAATCAGTGAGAGAAACATGTCTGCCTCATGAAGCTTTAAGGTGTATCCATGTAGCACTATTGTGTGTTCAAGAAGATCcagttgatcgaccaacaatgTCTTCTGTAAATCACATGTTGGCTAATGAAGCTACATCACTTCCACCATTCAAAGAACCTGCATTTTCAACACATGGAAATTATAAAGCTGTTTGCTCTTCTTCTCAATCATCTAGCATTAATCTGGTAACCATTAGCATCCCTGAAGGTCGATAG
- the LOC112178038 gene encoding probable receptor-like protein kinase At1g11050 isoform X2, producing the protein MDITLIPCCQTLWYLFGIGLAQHLKATTFFLLPNIATSNSCLQNYQSKLTSLAIPSNLLSYCFDPLQFVTGPNFCAQIESSQDMISKLNQTTTIDSGCKPDLADLSPCDVCATTMLQIHQQLITVDGNISHSRNCLYFTMLYVGTINDQGLESEGVVSCIFALPLLNGLHKKRYTTLVTAVVSATGGLLTILFLYFLWKKSLGKKRAYSENLRNVSAGVGKNDTELPILNLRSILAATNNFSEANKLGEGGFGPVYKGILNENQEIAIKRLSKKSGQGCQEFMNELKLIAKLQHSNLVRLLGCCIEEEEMILIYEYMPNRSLDKFLFDPRENIKLDWGKCFRIIEGTAQGVLYIHKYSRLKIIHRDLKASNVLLDEEMNPKISDFGMAKIFEINQIEANTNRVVGTYGYMSPEYARYGHFSEKLDVFSFGVLLLEIVSGRRNSSFYCLEHPVTLPGWVRASLICSFCMEIMERR; encoded by the exons ATGGACATCACACTGATCCCATGTTGTCAAACCTTATGGTATCTCTTTGGAATAGGCCTTGCTCAACACCTCAAGGCCACCACTTTTTTCCTACTCCCCAACATAGCAACCTCAAATTCTTGCCTCCAAAACTACCAGTCCAAGCTTACCTCTCTAGCAATCCCTTCCAATCTTCTCTCTTATTGTTTTGACCCTTTACAGTTTGTAACTGGACCCAATTTCTGTGCCCAAATTGAATCTTCCCAAGATATGATCTCCAAGCTTAATCAGACCACTACAATTGACTCTGGATGCAAGCCAGACCTCGCAGATCTCTCACCCTGTGATGTTTGCGCAACAACTATGTTGCAAATTCATCAACAATTAATCACAGTTGATGGTAACATCTCTCATTCTAGAAATTGTTTGTACTTTACAATGCTGTATGTTGGTACGATCAACGACCAGGGTCTTGAAAGTGAGGGTGTCGTGTCTTGTATTTTCGCTTTACCTTTATTGAATGGTTTGCACAAAAAGAGATATACCACTCTTGTAACTGCAGTGGTCTCAGCAACAGGAGGATTGCTTACGATATTATTTTTATACTTTTTATGGAAGAAATCTTTGGGAAAGAAAAG GGCATATAGTGAGAATCTTAGGAATGTTAGTGCTGGAGTTGGGAAGAATGATACAGAACTACCGATCTTAAATTTAAGGAGTATATTAGCTGCTACAAACAACTTTTCTGAAGCTAATAAACTAGGAGAGGGAGGGTTTGGCCCTGTTTATAAG GGCATCTtaaatgaaaatcaagagaTAGCCataaaaagactgtcaaagaaGTCAGGGCAAGGATGTCAAGAGTTCATGAATGAATTAAAACTTATAGCAAAGCTCCAACATAGCAATCTTGTTAGGCTCTTGGGTTGCTGtattgaagaggaagaaatgATATTAATCTACGAGTACATGCCTAATCGAAGTTTGGACAAATTTTTGTTTG ATCCAAGGGAAAACATAAAATTGGATTGGGGTAAATGCTTTCGAATTATAGAAGGTACAGCTCAAGGTGTACTTTATATCCACAAATACTCCAGATTGAAAATCATTCACAGGGATCTAAAAGCAAGTAATGTTCTGTTGGATGAAGAAATGAAccctaaaatttcagattttggaatGGCAAAGATTTTCGAGATAAATCAGATTGAAGCAAATACCAACAGGGTTGTTGGGACATA TGGTTATATGTCACCTGAGTATGCTCGCTATGGTCATTTTTCTGAGAAATTGGATGTATTTAGTTTTGGAGTGTTGTTGCTAGAGATTGTAAGTGGAAGGAGAAATTCTTCTTTCTATTGTCTTGAACACCCGGTTACTCTTCCTGGATGGGTACGTGCAAGTCTAATTTGTTCATTTT GCATGGAAATTATGGAAAGAAGGTAG